ATACATAGACAAGATTGGACAAAGTACCGAAAGACAGGGAGAATATATACTAGAAAAAATGAGGAGTGATTAACAGGGCACAGGTGAATGACATTACTAATAAGACAGACTGGGGAGAAACTAGGTCACCAGGACTGAACCAAAAACACACAGGACACATGATGTGACAGTAACATTTGGGTGAATGATTCACAGCTCAAGATAGATGCCAACAGTGCCGGCCCGAGCCTCTTGGGGGCCCTAAGCAGCATTTGATTTGGGGGCCCCCCTCCCACCACGTGAAGTCACCTGTGGTTGAAGATTATTGACACAAATGTCACACTAtaatgttacattataaatgaataCAGTGAGGTTATgtattaatacaaaataaataataaaaaaatcgaTGCTTAAAATACTTTATTCTTAAACTTCTGTATACAAACTGTcacaaaacatgaaataaataattagcaaatgcaaatgtgcattaaatgtgcaatcttttaaataaaaccaaaatagACAAACATctatgcaggaagtaatgcaggactaatgagtagatctacattaacacttcagctactactattaactacTATAGAATCAagtttaactaatcagtaagtaatatcaaatttagaagatagttccttattaactaatcagtaattACCTAATGATATTACCATTAataataactattaactaatggaCAAATTGTAAAGAACATTAGCATGTGTCTGAGATGTAATCagtcataatttttactttgaatataatcataaaatgcatcattaattactcaagtgttagcTAGTCACTATGCAGGAACTACTACTGATCAcgaaccattattttaaagtgaaaaagatgtttttcactttaaaataatggtcctgatcactagtagttcctgcatagtgactaggtaacacttgagtaattaatgatgcattttatgaccacactgagagtaaaaaaagacaattgcTCACATCTCAAACACTTTAATGTTgtgattagtaattaattagtaattctTTATAATTTCTCATAGTTACCTATTAGTTATTATTGATGCCAATGTCATTAGCACTGCTACATCACTCGCCaccatattaataaataaataataaagaaatatgGCATCGCTTTCAACTTAAACTGATATCTATAATCAATACGTGAAATACacctaaataaatgtatattaataatgcGATTTAACGTTAGCTCTGGTGATGGCTTATGACTAGCTGCTACCTCAAGTGACATGAGCACAATTTGTGCTGCTGCACAAAACATTCTGTAAATAATTATGCAAACATACCTTTATCTTGCTCTTTTTTCTCCTCctctgtctttttctttttctttgtttcGGCACCAGAAGGATACATCCTTTTTTGTGACATGGCTTatcatttataacatttattacaGTGACGTGCACTTGCGCGCCGGCGCGAATTGTCAATGCACGCGAGGTGTCTATGcgcaatggactatatgcacgggttacttcctggttgtcgttaagccagctcgggcacttccggtgaactgttagctgttcattctgtagtcgttgtacatcgacacaaaaccatctatggttgacttttaatgttgtatttatattttaatgcagttattacatttacctaatttgccaataaaccagttttattgattgcaataaagacgaagctattgggactgtttaaaaatgccgtgtctgtaattagagacacacacacacacacacacacacattttttccccaGGACTTTAAATGGTATTTTTAATGCGATGACCACAAACataatttgttcatccttctgagattgtccccattgtaaaaccgaacgtttaaaaatgtaggaaatttaacatttgataataacacttatttaaaaataaaaaagacagtaattagcactttaaccagcaggtggcggcaaagtagtatttatttgcgcacatatcagccatttcctctaaacgtttttcacttcgtttttgactaaatattaaacattataaaataactaggtttgaaaaaacattttgtcaatgtgaagtatgaaatactcacaaaatcttatgaaaaacaataacttttattgtgaattaattacacaGAAAGAGAGCACCGTGCTctccctttgtaatcacagcagaTGTCAGTCAGAGCagcgcaagatcaatgatttcagcacacttgtgaaaacacacattttattcaattaatctaactaaagtgcacaataaatatttaatttttgaagctttttttcacataaaagtgtgaaaactaatggtcgaattgaatttagccgaggaggaacattgaggtatgtctttatttatttattttcgaagctgtcttacgtttgaataactaaattaatgctatgcctgactatttaagtgactatattctgattataaactaagtattacactactgatgctcaacacaccagcaaatgacatctcaccggaagttttcgagctggcttatattaatgcggaagttctaaagaacgctccgtgcatatagtccattgcgCATGACTCAAACGCTAGCAGACACAGCAGCAGTTGTCGGCAAATCAGAATTTTCTTGTCtcgaattatttatttattcattcgtattcattcattcattcattcatttatatcacttgtttaagttatttaattgtaaaaaaaaaaaaaaaaaaaaaaacgattggGGGGCCCCCTATTGGCCAGGGGGCCCCAAGCAGTCGCTTAGTTCGCTTATGCCTCGGGCCGATGAATGGCAGAAGTCAAAATCACCTGAACGTTTTACAAACATAACTTATAATTTACCTGGAATCATCCCAGAAATAAGGGTGTCGTAGGACCTCATCAATGGTCAATCTCTCTGCTGGTTCTTTGTTGATCATCCATTCAAGGAGATCCTTGGCTACTATATCTTGTACATGTTCAAGAGAGTACTTCCCAATCTTGATCTTGTCCTCACGATCCTTCATGTCCCCAAAAGGATGTTTTCCATCAGAGAGGATGTAGTACACCAACATCCCAGCAACCTGAGAAGCACATATTGACCGGACAGTGAGAAATAAACTGGAAGAGCTTATAGAAAACATTGTTCTTTTACTATTTACTTATCcatacacattttatttttgttgacaAAACAAATGGtgaattttctgaagaataattttgtcataaattcaCCAGGAGGGGGTGGGTATAATTATCATTATACCCACCCccaaaatattttcaatatttctaATACTTCTGCTATATTTACGATTAAGCTGCCAATTTTCAAactattttattaacattaactgGGAAAACTGATGTTAACTTCTTTCTccttttgaacacaaaagaagatattttggagAACATGGGTAACCAAACCCCGCTGACTTCCATAGTAACaatactatgaaagtcaatgagACGCATCAACTGTTGATTTATGGTATTTCACAAACCTGGATGTCTGAGCTCTTTTTGTAATGACCCTTTTCAGTCTGATTCAGGATCTCTGTTGCCTCCCAGCCTTGTGTACCAGCTCTAGCAGTATGAACTGTGCTTCTGCCCTCCTCTAGTTTGCGACTTAAGCCAAAGTCAGCAAGCCTTGCATTTTTTCCTGAATCTGTTGAGAATATGTTTAAGAGTTTTGATATCACCATATGTTTTGATGTCACGACATGTTatataatctctctctctctctctctctctctctatatatatatatatatatatactatattgccaaaagtattgggacacccctccaaatcattgaattcaggtgttccaatcacttccatggccacaggtgtataaaatcaagcactaggcatgcagacttcttctacaaacatttatgaaagaatgggtcgctctcaggagctcagtgaattcaagcatggtaccgtgataggttgccacctgtgtgATAAGTCCATTCGGGAAAtgtcctcactactaaatattccatggtcaactgtatcataacaaagtggaagcaggAATTGGGAACAATAtcaactcagccacgaagtggtaggccacgtaaaatcacagaacTGGTTCAAGGCATGCTGTGGCTCACAGTGTGCAGAATCgtcaactttctgcagagtcaatagctacagaccacCAAActttcagattagctcaagaacagtgtgtagagagcttcatgaaatgggtttccatggccgagcatctgcatccaagccttacatcaccaagtgcaatgcaaagcgtcggatgcagtggtgtaaagcacaccgccatggactctagagcagtggagacatgttctctggagtgaccaatcacgCTTCGCTGTCTGGAAATCtgatggatgagtctgggtttggtggaTTCCAGGAGAACAGttcttgcctgactgcattgtgccgagtgtaaagtttggtggaggggggattatggtgtggggttgtttttcaggagttgggcttgaacccttagttccagtgaaaggaactcttaatgcttcagcacaccaagacattttggacaatttcatgctcccaactttgtgggaacagtttggggatggccccttcctgttccaacatgactgcgcaccagtgcacaaagcaaggtccataaagacatggatgagtgagtttggtgtggaggaacctgactggcctgcacagagtcctgatctcaacccgacagaacacctttgggatgaattaaagcggagactgtgagccaggccttctcgccaacatcagtacctgacctcacaaatgtgcttcttgaagaatgttcaaaaattcccataaaaactctcctaaaccttgtgaaaagccttcccagaagagttgaggctgtaATAGCTGCAAAGgatgggccaactccatattaaacccttcgggttaagaatgggatgtcattaaagttcatgtgcacataaaggcaggtgtcccaaaacttttggcaatatagtgtatgtaaAATTAATGTTACAGACTAAATTATGATATATATCCTTGTAAAGCTGCAAACGTAGTAAATAAAACCTATATATGTACCTATCAAAACATTTCTAGGCTTTATATCACGATGTATGACTCCAGCATGATGAAGAACTTGAAGACCAAGAAGCATCTCCTTCACTATTTTCCTCAAAGCGTCGTCTTTGACCTTTTGTTCCTGCAGACGAAGATTTTCCATGTAGTCCTCCATATCATATTCACAAAGCTGTAGTGCAAGATAATAAAAATCTTCATCTTCTGCTAAGTCCACATACCTGACGATGTTCTTGCTCTCAAGCTTTAAATCTCGTAGATGCTTCAGTTCATTTTCAAAGTCTTTGCTGTTCAGTGGGTCTTTGGTTATTCGTTTAATGGCCACCTCAGTGCCATCATTCTTCAGGCCAAGATATACTGTGCCACTTCCTCCAGAGCCGATAATGTAATTATTACTTCTGGAAAAGGAGATAttactgacttttttcttggaGGGATCTTTCTGGAGCTCCTCTATTTTACTTCTGTATTTTATTGAGGATGGGTTCCACCTGATGAGCCCATCATCATCAGGTCTGTCtgttttttcaagcaccttTTCTGTTTCTAATTTTTGATGGTGAGACGCAGTTACCTGCTTGTCATAGTCCGTCTGTGAGGATGAACCTGGAAAATCCATTTGAAATAAAAGTTGAGTTTCAATatgttctcactattaactagttgatTATTAGTGTGCATaatactaggatattggctgtttattagttattattaaacacatattaacgccttattctgcatgactatattacatcccttaatcctccCAACTACTAACTTACtgactattaataagcagtaattaggagtttactgaggcaaaagttgtagttaatattTAGATAACAGTGAGATTTGGACCCTAACTTTCCCCCCACTTTTACCGTACCTTCAAGTTCTTGAATGACATCAGGCTTGATTTCTTGCAGTACTTCGTAAAAAGCAGATTTTACTGCAGGTCCTCCAGATATCACAGCTTTTAAGAGCTCTATCATTTGGGTCCTTTTAGAAGTTGCGTTTGTGATCTTTGAATACACTCCCCAGCTTAGCTTTCTGTTGTCACGCAGCTTATCAGCAATGGTCATCGGAGATGTGACTCTTTGGATGAGAGCTTCATAGTGTGTGTCCACAAACTCAGCATCTGagtaaagttaaaaaaagaagtTTCTCATCTTCAGCACACACTACACAGAAACAAACCAACTAATCAACCAGGAAAATTAGGTCAAGTGAATTTAATATATTCTTTCAAATGGTGGATTGagtgttttttaaatatcaaactTACGCTGAtgttccattgtttttcttcagccacTTTAAATGAGCTAAAAAGACAAAACatgtaaaacaacaacattaacaTGCTGCTTATATATTAATTAGTCAAATGCCTGTTTTCGCTGTCAGTTGTTTTGAACCAGACTTTACTTGATATCAGGTAGCCTATATCAGGTTATATCAGTTATGAATTTCTCCCGGCCAAAATAATTGTGATATTTTAGTGCCATTGTTTTCCTGTTACGTTGCGACAAATTAACCGCAACTTTCCACAATTGTTTATTCAGTCAACTGTATGTTTTTGTAGTCAAGATTATTTGCGTTTTTATCCAGAGAAactgactttcaaaaataaactaCACTTAGAAATATTCACTTTAGTTCAACATTTCAACATTTGAAATCGAAAGTAAATTGCTTTGCCAAACTGAACAGCGCTGTCAGAGCATGATAATCGAGCAGCTAATAAACACtcatatttgatatatatatatatatatatatatatatatatatatagttaagtTTCACATACCTGTAGTTTATAAGAAAACACGGATTTAGTTTCTGTCCTGCAGAAGACAGGGCGGAATACAGATCGACGCTGCGTTGAGTGCGGAAGAAGAAGGCAATGCAGCCAATCAGATACAACAAAAGTTACAAGACCTGGACCCCTCAGTAGTTGAGATATGTACATCCATAGTAGTGGGAAATTATAGCAATATTTATGTTTGAGCTCAAGCAGCCTTGTGTTGCTATTGATGATTACTTCCTGAAACGAACTTTCAGGACACTGATGAAGTCATCACGAATTTCATGAAAGCAGAGGAActtttaaagagatagttcaccccgccaaaaataacattctgtcattaattacaagTAAGaatttcgttcatcttcggaacacaaattaagatatttttgatgaaatctgagagctttctgtccctccattgacagtgcacgcaactaccactttcaagccccagaaaggtagtaaagacttcattaaaataatcataTGACTCCAAAGGTTCAACCTCATTTTATGAAAAACAACCGCACTATTATAAGaattttacaaaaacaaaattataaaagcaCTTGAATGTTGCACAGGTGTTTGTAACTATTTTCAGAAGACACACTCATTGCCTGCTTTTACAAACCATTTCACAATAGACCCTCTTCACAGACCGTGATGACacgttttaaagggttagttcacccagaaatgaaaataatgtcatttattactcaccctcatgctgtttcacacccgtaaaaccttcgttcatcttcggaacacaaattaagatatttttgatgaaatccgatggctcagtgaggcctgcatagggagcaatttCACTTCCtctgtaaagatccatttttgtactaaaaacatatttaaatcggttcatgtgagtacagtggttcaatattaatattataaagcgactagagaatatttttggtgcaccaaaataaggacttatttagtgatggccgatttcaaaacactgcttcaggaagcttcggagcacaaatgaatcagcgtatcgaatcatgactcagatcgcgtgtcaaactgccaacggctgaaatcacatgactttggcgctccgaacagcagattcgatacactgattaatttatgaTCCGAAGCTTCCTAAAGGTGTTTTAAAATAGACCATCACTAAatgagtcattattttgtttttggcgctccaaaaatattctcgtcactttataatattaatattgaaccactgtactcacatgaactgatttaaatatgtttttagtacattaatggatcttgagagaggaaatgtcattgctccctatggaggcctcatggagccatcggatttcatcaaaaatatcttaatttgtgttctgaagatgaatgaaggtcttatggaacgacatgagagtgagtaataaatgacagaaatttcatttctgggtgaactaaccctttaacggtCAGCAGCATcgtaaatgttttttataaattcttttttttttttaaatgcatgtacATTGAAAACACTGCTTAGTATTATATTGTctgcatcaaattacaaaaaaactaGTAAACGatgctgtgagggtgtttctaatacagaGGCTATGGGACTGACggtaaaactgacatctttctctcttctcacTGCCGTTATCAATCTCtctatatttttttcctctttttgaaagttgtgaaaacactattgttgagtttttcttttgctattagAGCAAATGGgagcataaaaaatatatttaatgtacactcacctaaaggattattaggaacacctGTTCAATTTCTCATTAATGCAATTATCTAATCAACCAATTCAACCAGTTGCTTCAATGCATTTAGGGGTGTGGTCCTGGTCAAGACAATCTCCTGAACTCCAAACTGAATGTCAGAATGGGTGATTTAAGCAATTTTGAGCGTGgtatggttgttggtgccagacggaccggtctgagtatttcacaatctgctcagttactgggattttcacgcacaaccatttctagggtttacaaagaatggtgtgaaaagggaaaaacatccaGTATGTTGCAGTCCTGTgggcgaaaatgccttgttgatgctagAGGTCAGAAGAGAATGGGCTGACTGATTCAAGCTGATAGAAGAGCAACTTTGACTGaaataaccactcgttacaaccGAGGTATGCAGCAAAGCATTTGTGAAGCCACAACACGCACAACCTTGAGGCGGATGGGCTACAACAGCAGAAGACCCCACTGGGTACCACTTATCTCCACTACAAATAGGAAAAAGAGGCTACATTTTGCACaagctcaccaaaattggacagttgaagactggaaaaatgttgcctggtctgatgagtctcgatttctgTTGAGACAATCAGATGGTGGAGTCAGAATTTGGCGTAAACAGAATGAGAACATGGATCCATCATGCCTTGTTACCACTGTGCAGTCTGCTGGTGTAATGATGTGGGGGATGTTTTCTTGCCACACTTTAGGCCCCTTAGTGCCAATTGGGCATCGTTTAAATGCCACAGCCTACATGAGCATTGtttctgaccatgtccatccctttatgaccaccatGTACCCAtcctctgatggctacttcctgcaggataatgcaccatgtcacaaagctcgaaTAATTTCAaattggtttcttgaacatgacaacgagttcactgtactaaaatggcccccacagtcaccagatctcaacccaatagagcatctttgggatgtggtggaacgggAGCTTCGTGCCCTGGATGTGCATCCCACAAATCTCCATCAACTGCAAGATGCTATCCTATCAATATGGGCCAACATTTCTAAAGAATGCTTTCAGCAGCTTGTTGAATCAATGCCACgtagaattaaggcagttctgaaggcgaAAGGGGGTCAAACACAGTATTAGTAtggtgttcctaataatcctttaggtgagtgtACATTCTCTGCATTCTCTGCTCTGGAAGTTTACTCAACTATGATGACTtccgcttctgagaaacccggaaatgtgaaaagggtctatttatgaatgaatttcACATGGGAAAAGAAGCAAAGCATATGTTAAAATCAATACATTACTGATTTTATGCATGTAAACAGCAAGTCAAAAATGTCAATATTGATGCATAATGACTTTGAAATGAAATGGGTAAGCGTGATTTCCCCCCCAAACTAGTTTAGTGAAAATCCCACCCTGCAACCAATTTCATTGGCGGAGGTtacagtgacgggtaggtttacgGATCAGTGTTTGGTGTAGGCAATCATCACTGTGATTGACACGGTCAATTAAATCTTTAGAATCGGCTCCAGGACGGGATTTCTGCTGAACtgttttggggggaaaaaaataatttaaaaaatcacgGCGTGGGCTGGTGTCCAACATTCAATTTCTCTGCCTCTTCAGTATTCCCAGCCCATGTCAGTAGCCAACCGGTGTAAACAGACAAGGAAATCTGGGAACTCATCAATCATCTTCTCTTCATAGAAGAGTTTTTCCCTATTGGAAACAAACAGAACAGTCAAATCTTACAATATATcatatacaataaataatattacatataaaacctTCTGTAATAATGTATGCAGAAAGTACTTCTTTAACCTGTaaccaccccccccccccacgcacacacacacacactatttttaTGTACTTACTGATGTCCCAGTGCATTGCGCAAATACCGTAGTAGGCCAAGTAAGTCATTGGGAAGAACTTTGCCAATTTTTGTCCATGTCTCAGGAGTCTGCAGATACAAAGCTAGAGTCTTACACCAAGACATTTTAGAGCAGGAAATATCACTTaatgtcactcacatgagatccaccaatagcaaaccacaactatccaaccatccaatcaattcaccatggacaaaatcaagtcccgccctacattttttcttgttcaataagcagtttcactcaaataaatgTGACAACGagaaagaaaagactatcacaacttctgtttcatgcatGTATGAATTCAGTCTGGTTTGTATTTTCCTTTGCCGGGCATAGTTTGTTGCATGATTTATGATGGCATAATTAATGAATGATCAATGAATTTGCAAGACACACATCTTTtgacaaacaacaaaagaactGGAAAGCGTTTCCTCTCCCTTTGGACGTTTAAAAGCctgtttattttgctatcctaaGTTAGCTACATTGTCCTCTTTGGCATTGTTTTTTGCCTCTGTCCAATCAGAACAAAGCTACAACCCAATTTGAAGTGGCTAGAATCACTCAACTAGATTGTTGTGCTGTTAATAGTCCAAACACACCCTTAACTGAAACAAACAATATGGCAAGGTGGGGAAAACACATCTCTTTCATTTGGAGAAGAAGTCTTTACTCACGTTTGACTTACAATCAGAAAAAGATTTTCCCTTTGTGTATTTCTGTACAGTGTCGTAAAGCACTTTATTGCTTTCATAGTTCTTATATTCCTAGACTTCCTCTTTATTTCCCAGATTGTGAAGGACCTCCCTTATCCTGAAGGGAAAACAATGTTGTGAAGGCAAACAGTAAGTGTGAGTCCACATTAATTCTACACATTCAGAGAAACATTTCAGAGAAAGACTGGTGCATATATGAGGGCTAGTCAGGGAATTTGTGATTGGAGGATTTACCTGAAACGGTTTTACTCTTATTAATATGATGATATAGCAATTTACTCTTAATAACAGGCAGCAGAGCAGCACATTGTAGAGACGTCTCAAAGAGGATCAGAACTGaagcagatagatagatagatgccaAGATAATAGAGAGCCCAAAGTCTAGAAACAAGATCCTGCCAGCGTCTCAGTATGAGAGGAGAGTCGAAGAGCAACTTCTGTCAGAGTATCAGGCAAAAACAGCAACTGAAATACTGGAGATAAACACATAAGGGGAGCAAGAAGTAAAAGAGTAAAAGGATGCAGAGGAAGCCTATGCAGAAGATACATCATTATTATATGTGTAATAGTGAAAAACCTCCTTACAGTGTCATTAACTGCCACTTTCAGTAGTGAAAACCACGTATCAAACATTATGATTTACCTTTTATCATCCCAGAAATAAGGGTGATCTAAGACCTTGTCAACGGTCGGTCTCTGATCTTGGTCTTTGTTGATCATCCATTCTGCGAGATCCGTTGCTTTTTTGTCTTGGACATCATCAAGGAAACATTCCCCTTTTAAAATGTTCAGTTCACGGAAAATGCCATCTCCAAAAGGATGTTTCCCTTCAGAGAGGATGTAATAGGTTAACATCCCTGCAACCTACAATAAATGGGGAAAAAACAGTTGTCTAACAGTTGCTAATACTTAGCACTGGACATGATTACAGTTGGAAAAGTGCAAGAAATCATGATTTCTATTAACTAAACTGATAATCAAATCCTCTCTTAACTAGATGGTCTCATTTTAACATGATTGCAATTGATTCTTTTCGTTCAAAAACCTGGATGTCTGAGCACTTTTTGTAACCACTCCTGTCAGTTTGATTCAGGATCTCTGTTGCCTCCCAGCCTTGTGTTCCAGCTCTGTCAGTATACACTGTTGTTTTTCCCTCATCCAGTTTGCGACTTATACCAAAGTCGGCCAGCCTTGCCCTTCCTTCTGTATCTAATAGGAATATGTTTGTTTTGAATATATTGAATTAAAGTTaacttctgtcattatttactctccttcatcatgtcgttccaaaactttattgtattttttcttctgtggatatTTTGGCTCACCGCCATACAGTGAAAGAggaacaacatgatggtgagtaaatgatgatgagTTATGGCTTAAAAGTAAAACAGtatacattaatttatattatactgAGAAAAAAGTATATATGTACCTATCAAAACATTTTTAGGCTTTATATCACGGTGTATCACTCCAGCATGATGAAGAACTTGAAGACCAAGAAGCATCTCCTTCACTATTTTCCTCAAAGTGTCGTCTTTGACCTTTTGTTCCTGCAGACGAAGATCTTTCATGTAGTCCTCCAGATCGGACTCACAAAGCTGGTTTGCAAGATAGTGAAAATCTTCATCCTCTGCAAAGGTCACATACCTGACGATATACTTGCTCTCAAGCTTTAAATCTCGTAAACGCTTCAGTTCATTTTCAAAGACTTTGTTGTTCTTCGGGTTCTTTATTATTCGTTTAATGGCCACCTCAGTGCCATCTTCACTCAAGCCAATATATACTGTGCCACTTCCTCCAGAGCCGATAATATACTTTTCATCTTTATAAAAGCAGAGATTCTCTACTTTTTCgaggtcatttttttttaccagctCCTCTATTTTTGTACTATGTCTTTTGGAGGATTTGTTCCACCTGATTTGTTTTTCCTCAGTCTTTTGTTTGATAGTTTGCACTTGTAATGTTTTTGCATATTTAGGGCGAGGTTCAATTTCCAGTACTTCTGATGAGGTCTGTGTCCCTTTGATCCCTTGTTGAACTcctaaaacaaatataaaagatATGAGAAAATTTATGCTATATACGTGTCATTCATGTTTTTTCCAATGTTTCTTTAATTTAAGTTCAAAGTTGTATCTCAATTTCACAACACAGCATAATGGAACTTATTATGCAATTTCACAATTTAATCCAAAAAGTCGCATAAGCATATGTAACATGAGTATAAACATCATTCAGCTG
The window above is part of the Chanodichthys erythropterus isolate Z2021 chromosome 3, ASM2448905v1, whole genome shotgun sequence genome. Proteins encoded here:
- the LOC137017896 gene encoding uncharacterized protein is translated as MEHQHAEFVDTHYEALIQRVTSPMTIADKLRDNRKLSWGVYSKITNATSKRTQMIELLKAVISGGPAVKSAFYEVLQEIKPDVIQELEGSSSQTDYDKQVTASHHQKLETEKVLEKTDRPDDDGLIRWNPSSIKYRSKIEELQKDPSKKKVSNISFSRSNNYIIGSGGSGTVYLGLKNDGTEVAIKRITKDPLNSKDFENELKHLRDLKLESKNIVRYVDLAEDEDFYYLALQLCEYDMEDYMENLRLQEQKVKDDALRKIVKEMLLGLQVLHHAGVIHRDIKPRNVLIDSGKNARLADFGLSRKLEEGRSTVHTARAGTQGWEATEILNQTEKGHYKKSSDIQVAGMLVYYILSDGKHPFGDMKDREDKIKIGKYSLEHVQDIVAKDLLEWMINKEPAERLTIDEVLRHPYFWDDSSKDAVLRKLGDRPEIQNYETLSKIRNLYIEKEETDPTATLTIYEAFKQLKIDNEKKKNDILAIVGEDLKNLWKLFNTAKDVTEGKTFSNWKSKLSDIWTDINKKLPEDVLGLLRVLRNKLVHANVRNEFEERNIFGLFPDFFISLHRVAKHLNWNY